One window of Mesoplodon densirostris isolate mMesDen1 chromosome 15, mMesDen1 primary haplotype, whole genome shotgun sequence genomic DNA carries:
- the ADCYAP1 gene encoding LOW QUALITY PROTEIN: pituitary adenylate cyclase-activating polypeptide (The sequence of the model RefSeq protein was modified relative to this genomic sequence to represent the inferred CDS: substituted 1 base at 1 genomic stop codon) codes for MLTKKSLPKPCSDRFLLTAHINRSRGPVTSVTTGSSRRSRSSPLLLTHRPLLLPSTSLSSPPSLGVTLPPSPERPQTFEQNTGLSKQVLQLLLLLLLVAAASAQTLTPDGDASWVVTPAQKLGEALCPPSYLAANPLLAAVRVEXMTMCSGVRLALLVYGIIMHSSVYCSPAAAGLRFPGIRPEDEAYDEDGNPLQDFYDSDPPGVGSPASALRDAYAPYYPAEERDFAHGILNKVYRKVLDQLSARRYLQTLTAKGVGGNLGGGADDDSEPLSKRHSDGIFTDSYSRYRKQMAVKKYLAAVLGKRYKQRVKNKGRRIAYL; via the exons ATGTTGACAAAGAAGTCTCTTCCAAAACCATGTTCGGATAGATTTCTGCTAACTGCACATATAAACAGGAGCAGAGGGCCGGTCACCTCTGTAACCACCGGCAGCAGCAGAAGAAGCCGCAGCT CCCCACTCCTCTTAACTCATCgccccctccttcttccttctacATCTCTCTCCTCGCCCCCTTCTCTCGGTGTCACGCTCCCTCCTAGTCCGGAGCGTCCACAAACTTTTGAACAGAATACCGGCCTCAGCAAACAAGTCCTTCAGCTCCTCCTGCTGCTCCTGCTCGTTGCTGCGGCTTCTGCTCAGACACTAACGCCAGACGGTGATGCCTCTTGGGTTGTGACTCCAGCGCAGAAACTTGGAGAAGCCCTTTGCCCGCCGTCCTACTTGGCAGCAAACCCTCTCCTGGCAGCGGTAAGAGTTGAATg AATGACCATGTGTAGCGGAGTGAGGCTGGCCCTGCTGGTCTACGGGATAATAATGCACAGCAGCGTCTATTGCTCACCTGCCGCCGCCGGACTCCGGTTTCCTGGGATCAG GCCGGAGGACGAGGCGTACGACGAGGACGGAAACCCGCTGCAGGACTTCTATGACTCGGATCCACCCGGCGTGGGGAGCCCCGCCTCCGCGCTGCGCGACGCCTACGCGCCCTACTACCCGGCGGAGGAAAG AGATTTCGCCCACGGGATCCTTAACAAGGTCTACCGCAAAGTGCTGGACCAGCTGTCCGCCAGGAGATACCTGCAGACGCTCACGGCCAAGGGCGTGGG TGGGAACCTGGGCGGCGGCGCGGACGATGACTCGGAGCCGCTCTCCAAGCGCCACTCGGACGGAATCTTCACGGACAGCTACAGCCGCTACCGGAAACAAATGGCTGTTAAGAAATACTTGGCGGCCGTCCTAGGGAAAAGGTATAAACAAAGGGTTAAAAACAAAGGACGGCGAATAGCGTATTTGTAG